In the Desulfosporosinus acidiphilus SJ4 genome, ACATTCGTATAAATAATACGCGATTGGGCGTTTGTTGTCTAGGCTGAATAAGTGTAAAGAAAAACTCGGCTTGTGCCGAGCTTGTTGACCTTAATTAATTTCTCCGATCTTGAAAGCACCACACATGAGATCGAAAACAACCTCTTCCATCCCCTCTAAGGACCTTGGCTTTTTGGAAATAACCCAATCACTAACCATGGCATCCAATGTGCCAAAAAACATTTGTCGTCCGACTTTCACGTCGTACAACAACAGCTCACCCTTATTAACGCCTTCAGTCAAAACCAGTTCAATTATATGAAAATATTCCCGAAGGGGACCGGAAATAGCTTCTCTGATGGTTGGATTAGATTGCCTCAACTCAATCTGAGTAAACATCGCTAAGGATCTGTTTTCCTGCATAT is a window encoding:
- a CDS encoding TetR/AcrR family transcriptional regulator is translated as MSRPREEKYQAILDAATEAFAEYGFFNSQISKIAKLAGVADGTIYLYFKNKEDILISLFTERMGQFINEIRHEIEECQSAKERLLRIIKTHLRYMQENRSLAMFTQIELRQSNPTIREAISGPLREYFHIIELVLTEGVNKGELLLYDVKVGRQMFFGTLDAMVSDWVISKKPRSLEGMEEVVFDLMCGAFKIGEIN